CAAAGTTATGACGAGAAAACAGAAGGGAATTAACAATATCTGGAAAGCTTCGCAGCAGCAGAAGTAATGTAATACATACCTCACAATTCAAAGGTGGCTCATAAGGGTCATCTATTCCAGTAAATCCTACAAAATGAGGTGCCAAAAATTACATAAACCTTTTAGGTACATTTCAGTAATAAAAGCCGAACGTTCTACTCAAATTGTCAGTCCTCTGATGAACATATTTTAAATTAGCAACTTATAACGGTTATCAACTAATAGTGCCATGAAGCATGGCAACAAGAATTACACAAACAGTTTACATGCAAATTTTTTAGCAGAACAGCTATTGACAGATGCAATTTATTATTTACACTGTTGTAAATATGTGTATCTAATAACTGAGCAAGGTAACTCCGTGATTACTCGAGCTAATCATCATTAGTAGGTAGTACAAATTTTGTACAGATGCGGAAGCAATATAGGATACGACCCTGAAGCTATAACACACCTTTGATTTTACCCTCACGAGCTAGCTTGTAGAGGCCTTTTGGATCTCTACCTTCACACAGTTGTAGAGGCATATTCATAAAAACCTGGAAAGCCGCAAGGAGTGTTAGATAATGCAAAAGATTTCTACAGTAGATCAGTGAACATGAGACTTGCCTCAATGAACTTGTTATCTGGCACCAATGCACGGCAAGCATCACGATCCTTTCTGTAAGGAGATATCAAACTTGCAATGCAAATTAATCCAGCATCTGCAAAGAGATTTGCAACTTCCCCTGAACAAGTACAAGTTCACGGGTAGTAAGAATCACGAACTACAAAATATTTACCAATTCGTCTCACCAAAACTgaaaaatatctagaataatttAGATTTTATCCACAAGAAACTAAAGGTTCTGCTCAATCAGGCCGAACTGAAGTTATCCAGAGACGCGCAATTCCTATAAGGCCAAAGCTACTCCCACCAGTTGCAGAACAACTAGGAATTCTAACAAGTGGATTCAAAAGATGCAAAATTGGTATATCTTGAAGCTTCCCTAATGTTAAGGCGATTCAAcagtttatatatatagagaaatTATTTTGACCCTACTCGGAATGTAATTCTGGACGAAAGAGGTTCAATTGAGGACTCCTTTCCTTATATTTAGCTCCGCCACTTACTTCCTCTCCATCACTACATTTGCACACTCCAGTTCCATGTAAATGAAAATGAAGACTGGACATGAACGGAAGGGTGGAAATAACCATCATATTTTTTCACCTTTATTTCATTGTTCAAATATCCCTCTGCTTCTCTTAACTGTTTACAAGTCGTTTGTGcactgaaaattttgaaataagaaataCTGGAGAGGTTGAA
This sequence is a window from Capsicum annuum cultivar UCD-10X-F1 unplaced genomic scaffold, UCD10Xv1.1 ctg59912, whole genome shotgun sequence. Protein-coding genes within it:
- the LOC124893460 gene encoding adenylyl-sulfate kinase 3-like — translated: MMSTVGNPANIFWHENPVRKAEREKLLNQQGCVVWITGLSGSGKSTLACSLGRELQTRGKLSYVLDGDNLRHGLNKNLGFSPESRTENIRRTGEVANLFADAGLICIASLISPYRKDRDACRALVPDNKFIEVFMNMPLQLCEGRDPKGLYKLAREGKIKGFTGIDDPYEPPLNCEVCITLLLLLRSFPDIVNSLLFSRH